One segment of Heterodontus francisci isolate sHetFra1 chromosome 26, sHetFra1.hap1, whole genome shotgun sequence DNA contains the following:
- the LOC137384176 gene encoding small ubiquitin-related modifier 3 codes for MADEKPKDVLKSENDHINLKVAGQDGSVVQFKIKKHTPLSKLMKAYCERQGLAIRQIRFRFDGQPINETDTPAQLEMEDEDTIDVFQQQTGGQY; via the exons GATGTGCTGAAATCAGAAAACGACCACATTAacctgaaggtggcaggccaagATGGTTCCGTTGTGCAGTTCAAAATCAAAAAGCATACACCTCTAAGCAAACTGATGAAAGCGTATTGTGAACGCCAG GGTTTGGCAATTCGACAGATCAGATTCCGATTTGATGGACAGCCGATTAACGAAACAGACACGCCTGCACAG TTGGAGATGGAAGATGAGGACACAATCGACGTATTCCAGCAGCAGACTGGGGGCCAGTACTGA